From a region of the Zingiber officinale cultivar Zhangliang chromosome 10B, Zo_v1.1, whole genome shotgun sequence genome:
- the LOC122029029 gene encoding cytochrome P450 90A3-like, which yields MNACASHALITVINETLRVANISSGVFRRAMADIHFQGYTILKGCKVFISFRAMHLNPLYFEDARTFNPWRWHQWMQNKESASTTQLYYMPFDGGSRLCPSYELARGIISIFLHYLVTRFIWEETEKDRLVFFPTMRTLKGYPINVRYRNISNNGMPVIDQSTPSSSSSMC from the exons ATGAACGCATGCGCATCTCATGCGTTAATTACGGTGATCAACGAGACACTTCGAGTGGCCAACATCAGCAGCGGAGTCTTCAGACGCGCCATGGCAGACATCCATTTCCAAG GTTATACGATCCTGAAGGGGTGCAAAGTTTTCATCTCGTTCCGAGCCATGCATCTCAATCCTCTCTACTTCGAAGATGCTCGGACCTTCAATCCTTGGAGATGGCACCAG TGGATGCAGAATAAGGAGTCAGCATCTACTACGCAACTGTACTACATGCCCTTCGACGGAGGGTCTCGGCTCTGTCCTAGCTACGAACTTGCCCGCGGCATCATCTCCATCTTCCTCCATTACCTCGTCACTCGCTTCATATG GGAGGAAACTGAGAAAGATAGGTTGGTGTTCTTCCCCACCATGAGGACTCTCAAGGGCTACCCCATCAATGTCCGATATCGCAACATCAGTAACAATGGCATGCCAGTCATTGATCAAtccacaccttcttcttcctcgtccATGTGTTAG
- the LOC122029712 gene encoding uncharacterized protein LOC122029712, translated as MSYNFVYPKVPEKSAQECFDRIHANFATPPQHQPRSRAKKADLSPIVHFAFGDKPLDDTKLKIKKARGSKRRTLAAQKTVRHLLRKHQLADQTTGGDYFSHLENSPNASAIIMNASGDPGTPDSLFTTGFLIKCSERSSSAHKRPLSRFKTNDVDPSPEVLKRIKNVALHEKYIDHLHYIEARRRRACHGKENHVVSCNNMNDNRPQSGVIKTAMAALTTEAQAVISHFQDRQVKALDYDDDSTSAGNCSFDLDDDA; from the coding sequence ATGTCATATAATTTTGTGTATCCGAAGGTACCAGAAAAGTCTGCACAAGAATGTTTCGACAGAATCCATGCTAATTTTGCAACTCCGCCTCAACACCAGCCTCGTTCAAGAGCCAAGAAAGCTGATTTATCTCCAATAGTCCATTTTGCATTCGGAGACAAACCTCTAGATGACACAAAGTTGAAAATCAAAAAGGCAAGGGGAAGTAAACGAAGGACTCTTGCCGCCCAAAAGACAGTCAGGCATTTGCTGAGAAAGCATCAATTGGCAGATCAAACCACAGGTGGTGACTATTTCTCGCATCTTGAAAACTCTCCAAATGCATCTGCCATTATAATGAATGCAAGTGGAGATCCTGGAACTCCAGATTCGTTGTTTACTACAGGTTTTCTGATTAAGTGCAGTGAGAGGTCTTCCTCAGCCCATAAGAGGCCTTTGTCCAGGTTCAAAACAAATGATGTAGATCCAAGTCCTGAGGTTCTGAAGCGGATTAAGAATGTTGCTTTGCATGAGAAATATATTGATCATCTACATTATATagaagcaagaagaaggagaGCATGCCATGGTAAAGAAAACCATGTCGTTAGTTGCAATAATATGAATGATAACAGGCCACAATCTGGAGTTATAAAAACTGCTATGGCTGCTTTAACGACTGAAGCCCAAGCAGTTATCAGCCATTTTCAGGACCGGCAGGTGAAGGCATTGGATTATGATGATGATAGTACTTCTGCAGGGAACTGTAGTTTTGATTTGGATGATGACGCATGA
- the LOC122029711 gene encoding B3 domain-containing protein REM5-like isoform X2, producing the protein MGSARVFFKVLLPGFLEKLSIPRIFVENLPETDRPLKVSIRSPLRTFWQVQIKREGCTLYFTDGWREFAEAHNFAVGFFLVFRYQGNMVFTVEVFGLNGGLKDYNHTGGCRCLSRGLVRSGYEEKQQLVVDEDDALVEEQEEDHIIVEDSPLQLPSGTEPPLQFQKKIRPYNLKYKIMGIPRHLASRSEFNTDQMFLLKNMRGRPWPVNYHQNGKNGFLRSGWDAFSKDNNLELGDRCIFKFISKGVMEVEVVKHRKYLLGY; encoded by the exons ATgggttcggctagggttttctTCAAGGTGCTCTTGCCTGGATTCCTGGAGAAATTG TCGATCCCTCGTATATTTGTTGAGAACCTTCCTGAAACCGACCGTCCCCTAAAGGTCAGCATTCGAAGCCCTCTGAGGACGTTTTGGCAAGTTCAAATCAAGCGGGAAGGCTGCACCTTATATTTCACCGATGGCTGGAGGGAATTCGCTGAAGCTCACAACTTTGCTGTCGGATTCTTCTTGGTTTTCCGCTACCAAGGCAACATGGTTTTCACCGTTGAGGTCTTCGGCTTGAATGGAGGTCTCAAGGATTACAATCACACTGGTGGTTGCAGATGCTTGAGCAGGGGTTTAG TGCGATCAGGCTATGAGGAGAAACAACAGTTGGTTGTGGATGAGGATGACGCCTTGgttgaagaacaagaagaagatcaTATCATAGTCGAAGATTCCCCACTACAATTGCCAAGTGGAACAGAACCGCCACTTCAATTCCAGAAGAAAATACGTCCATACAATCTGAAGTACAAGATAATG GGTATTCCAAGACACTTGGCCTCGCGTAGTGAATTCAACACAGATCAAATGTTTCTGCTCAAAAATATGAGAGGGAGACCATGGCCAGTAAATTACCACCAAAATGGCAAGAACGGTTTTTTAAGGAGTGGATGGGATGCTTTCAGTAAGGATAATAATCTAGAATTGGGTGATCGATGCATCTTCAAGTTTATATCAAAAGGAGTGATGGAGGTAGAGGTGGTGAAACATAGGAAATATTTGCTAGGATACTAA
- the LOC122029711 gene encoding B3 domain-containing protein REM5-like isoform X1 — protein sequence MKECYATHDRCQSFNSLIVYSFNDQSCIENKLLLLLNDQLKSIYAILSQSIPRIFVENLPETDRPLKVSIRSPLRTFWQVQIKREGCTLYFTDGWREFAEAHNFAVGFFLVFRYQGNMVFTVEVFGLNGGLKDYNHTGGCRCLSRGLVRSGYEEKQQLVVDEDDALVEEQEEDHIIVEDSPLQLPSGTEPPLQFQKKIRPYNLKYKIMGIPRHLASRSEFNTDQMFLLKNMRGRPWPVNYHQNGKNGFLRSGWDAFSKDNNLELGDRCIFKFISKGVMEVEVVKHRKYLLGY from the exons ATGAAGGAATGCTATGCAACACATGATAGATGTCAGTCTTTTAACAGTCTAATAGTGTACAGCTTTAATGATCAGAGTTGCATCGAAAACAAACTCCTCCTCTTGTTAAATGACCAGTTGAAATCAATATATGCTATTTTGTCGCAGTCGATCCCTCGTATATTTGTTGAGAACCTTCCTGAAACCGACCGTCCCCTAAAGGTCAGCATTCGAAGCCCTCTGAGGACGTTTTGGCAAGTTCAAATCAAGCGGGAAGGCTGCACCTTATATTTCACCGATGGCTGGAGGGAATTCGCTGAAGCTCACAACTTTGCTGTCGGATTCTTCTTGGTTTTCCGCTACCAAGGCAACATGGTTTTCACCGTTGAGGTCTTCGGCTTGAATGGAGGTCTCAAGGATTACAATCACACTGGTGGTTGCAGATGCTTGAGCAGGGGTTTAG TGCGATCAGGCTATGAGGAGAAACAACAGTTGGTTGTGGATGAGGATGACGCCTTGgttgaagaacaagaagaagatcaTATCATAGTCGAAGATTCCCCACTACAATTGCCAAGTGGAACAGAACCGCCACTTCAATTCCAGAAGAAAATACGTCCATACAATCTGAAGTACAAGATAATG GGTATTCCAAGACACTTGGCCTCGCGTAGTGAATTCAACACAGATCAAATGTTTCTGCTCAAAAATATGAGAGGGAGACCATGGCCAGTAAATTACCACCAAAATGGCAAGAACGGTTTTTTAAGGAGTGGATGGGATGCTTTCAGTAAGGATAATAATCTAGAATTGGGTGATCGATGCATCTTCAAGTTTATATCAAAAGGAGTGATGGAGGTAGAGGTGGTGAAACATAGGAAATATTTGCTAGGATACTAA
- the LOC122029605 gene encoding amidase 1-like isoform X1, whose product MALKPNLDPFGAFLNNLRLLPPPSSSPDQPPPLLRGLTFAVKDIFDITGCTTGFGNPDWARTHTAPTFTAPSVLAVLEAGATCVGKTVMDEMAYSINGENYHYGTPTNPCAPDRVPGGSSSGSAVAVAANLVDFSLGTDTGGSVRVPASYCGIFGFRPSHGIISTVGVTPMAQIFDTVGWFARDPITLTRVGQVLLPSSSNTTGLPTQFVVPGDCFEYLGSPSDKVSQILKNSVKKIFGSSLLNDVNLGDYIYHNVPSLLKFISGLYANQESTVPVLAALSHAMRLLQRFEFKTNHEAWLNSTKPTLGPGILERVSEALNATYEDLEICHPIRSELQVSLSNLLQDNGVLALPTIPGAPPKLNMEVDKLGNFRSKAFSLLSIAGMSGYCQISIPLGMHDGLPVSVSLLAKHNSDLFLLNLAQTLYGALKEQASIAWEDAN is encoded by the exons ATGGCGCTGAAACCAAACCTTGATCCCTTCGGGGCCTTCCTCAACAATCTGCGACTCCTTCCGCCGCCATCTTCTTCCCCCGATCAACCCCCTCCCCTACTCCGTGGCCTCACATTCGCTGTCAAAGACAT ATTCGACATTACCGGCTGCACTACCGGGTTTGGGAACCCCGACTGGGCTAGGACGCATACGGCACCGACCTTCACTGCTCCCTCTGTACTGGCCGTTCTCGAAGCTGGTGCGACATGCGTGGGTAAAACTGTCATGGACGAGATGGCATACAG CATTAATGGAGAAAACTATCATTATGGCACTCCAACTAATCCATGTGCCCCTGATAGAGTCCCTGGCGGATCATCAAGTGGATCTGCAGTAGCGGTTGCTGCAAATCTAGTTGACTTTTCACTAG GAACTGATACCGGTGGAAGTGTTAGAGTTCCTGCTTCTTATTGTGGAATTTTTGGTTTCCGCCCTTCGCATGGCATTATTTCCACAGTAGGTGTAACTCCAATGGCACAAATCTTTGACACTGTAG GATGGTTTGCTAGAGACCCTATTACCCTGACTAGGGTAGGCCAGGTTCTGCTGCCGTCATCATCCAACACAACAGGATTACCAACACAATTTGTTGTTCCAGGCGATTGCTTCGAGTATTTGGGTTCTCCCAGTGATAAAGTCTCTCAAATTCTCAAAAATTCTGTGAAAAAGATATTTGGTT CTAGTTTACTTAATGATGTAAATCTTGGTGACTACATTTACCATAATGTTCCAAGTTTGCTGAAGTTCATTAGTGGGTTATATGCAAATCAAGAATCTACTGTACCAGTTCTTGCAGCTCTCTCACATGCCATGCGGCTACTTCAAAG ATTTGAGTTCAAAACAAATCATGAAGCTTGGTTGAATTCAACAAAACCTACTTTAGGTCCTGGAATACTGGAGCGGGTATCTGAAGCTCTTAATGCAACATATGAAGACTTGGAAATATGTCATCCTATAAGAAGCGAGCTTCAAGTGTCATTGTCGAACCTTTTGCAG GACAACGGAGTTCTTGCACTGCCTACAATTCCTGGCGCCCCACCTAAATTAAACATGGAGGTCGATAAGCTGGGCAACTTTCGATCTAAGGCATTTTCCTTGCTTTCTATTGCTGGAATGTCTGGATATTGCCAG ATTTCTATACCACTTGGGATGCATGATGGCCTTCCTGTGTCCGTTTCCCTTTTAGCGAAGCATAATTCAGATCTTTTTCTACTAAATCTAGCTCAAACACTTTATGGCGCCCTTAAGGAGCAAGCAAGCATAGCTTGGGAAGATGCTAATTAA
- the LOC122029605 gene encoding amidase 1-like isoform X2, giving the protein MALKPNLDPFGAFLNNLRLLPPPSSSPDQPPPLLRGLTFAVKDIFDITGCTTGFGNPDWARTHTAPTFTAPSVLAVLEAGATCVGKTVMDEMAYRVPGGSSSGSAVAVAANLVDFSLGTDTGGSVRVPASYCGIFGFRPSHGIISTVGVTPMAQIFDTVGWFARDPITLTRVGQVLLPSSSNTTGLPTQFVVPGDCFEYLGSPSDKVSQILKNSVKKIFGSSLLNDVNLGDYIYHNVPSLLKFISGLYANQESTVPVLAALSHAMRLLQRFEFKTNHEAWLNSTKPTLGPGILERVSEALNATYEDLEICHPIRSELQVSLSNLLQDNGVLALPTIPGAPPKLNMEVDKLGNFRSKAFSLLSIAGMSGYCQISIPLGMHDGLPVSVSLLAKHNSDLFLLNLAQTLYGALKEQASIAWEDAN; this is encoded by the exons ATGGCGCTGAAACCAAACCTTGATCCCTTCGGGGCCTTCCTCAACAATCTGCGACTCCTTCCGCCGCCATCTTCTTCCCCCGATCAACCCCCTCCCCTACTCCGTGGCCTCACATTCGCTGTCAAAGACAT ATTCGACATTACCGGCTGCACTACCGGGTTTGGGAACCCCGACTGGGCTAGGACGCATACGGCACCGACCTTCACTGCTCCCTCTGTACTGGCCGTTCTCGAAGCTGGTGCGACATGCGTGGGTAAAACTGTCATGGACGAGATGGCATACAG AGTCCCTGGCGGATCATCAAGTGGATCTGCAGTAGCGGTTGCTGCAAATCTAGTTGACTTTTCACTAG GAACTGATACCGGTGGAAGTGTTAGAGTTCCTGCTTCTTATTGTGGAATTTTTGGTTTCCGCCCTTCGCATGGCATTATTTCCACAGTAGGTGTAACTCCAATGGCACAAATCTTTGACACTGTAG GATGGTTTGCTAGAGACCCTATTACCCTGACTAGGGTAGGCCAGGTTCTGCTGCCGTCATCATCCAACACAACAGGATTACCAACACAATTTGTTGTTCCAGGCGATTGCTTCGAGTATTTGGGTTCTCCCAGTGATAAAGTCTCTCAAATTCTCAAAAATTCTGTGAAAAAGATATTTGGTT CTAGTTTACTTAATGATGTAAATCTTGGTGACTACATTTACCATAATGTTCCAAGTTTGCTGAAGTTCATTAGTGGGTTATATGCAAATCAAGAATCTACTGTACCAGTTCTTGCAGCTCTCTCACATGCCATGCGGCTACTTCAAAG ATTTGAGTTCAAAACAAATCATGAAGCTTGGTTGAATTCAACAAAACCTACTTTAGGTCCTGGAATACTGGAGCGGGTATCTGAAGCTCTTAATGCAACATATGAAGACTTGGAAATATGTCATCCTATAAGAAGCGAGCTTCAAGTGTCATTGTCGAACCTTTTGCAG GACAACGGAGTTCTTGCACTGCCTACAATTCCTGGCGCCCCACCTAAATTAAACATGGAGGTCGATAAGCTGGGCAACTTTCGATCTAAGGCATTTTCCTTGCTTTCTATTGCTGGAATGTCTGGATATTGCCAG ATTTCTATACCACTTGGGATGCATGATGGCCTTCCTGTGTCCGTTTCCCTTTTAGCGAAGCATAATTCAGATCTTTTTCTACTAAATCTAGCTCAAACACTTTATGGCGCCCTTAAGGAGCAAGCAAGCATAGCTTGGGAAGATGCTAATTAA